ATCAGCTTAACAACTTCCTCCATTGATGGTCTCGTATCAGGAACCCTGGTTACACACATAAGCCCAATTTGAAGCAACTGAACCATCTCTTCTTCAACATGTTGTTGCTTCATTAGTTCCACATCAAACACCTCCGCAGTCCATTCTTCACGGACCACAGACCGGACCCATCTGGGAAGGTCACCCACCTCGTCTTGACCCGATGCTGGGAGAGGGGCTTTGCCTGTTAGGATCTCGAGAAGTAGGACCCCAAAGCTGTAAACATCTGATTTATGAGTGAACTTTCTGGTTTCAATCACCTCGGGTGCATTATATCCTATGCACCGGGATTTTGTAGGGAGGAAGGTCATCAGTGGGGCTAAGCCCAGATCGGATACACAACCCTCAAGGTCTCGGGTGAGAAGGATGTTTGAAGATTTGATGTTACCATGGGTGAATCTTGCACCTCCTTCTGAGTGTATGTGAGCAATTCCTTTTGCAGCTTCAAGTGATATCTTCACTCTAGAATCCCAATCTAATGGAGTTCTTCCTATGCCTCTGTTACCTGTGTGTTATAAGAGAATATAATAAGACCGTAATTTTATATGGGTAAAAAGTAAAGGGGCCAACTATAACCTATATAGTTATGAATGAGTTGATTCGTGTTATGTTTAATCTATATGACGTAAAACTACATGTCTCAATGATCAGGTTATGTTTCATATAttatgggtcaaatgggtaaaaaagATTATATAGCTAAGTGGAAATGGGTAAAATGGGTCAGCCAAAGTGTATTAAtgcttatattatataaaacagcCTAATTTGTTTGTTACAAGAGTAAGATGTTTATTGAAATAGCATGTTTTTTGTAATCATGTTAGGCTGTTAGCTTATATCTTACAAAATAAATGTGTTTCCAGCCCCCTCTGACCCAACGTAAACCAAAAATTTAACTGTTTTGACCTAAACCCATTTTGATCGGCAATCCGCTTATTCAATCACCTATAAGGAAACTTACTTAGCTCAAAACGAAAATAAGTCAAACAAGTAGTCGTCTGTCAAATCGTATATGTAATGCATACAAACTCCAATGCGGTAATATCGTTTTGGTAGTTATATTATACACATGAACTGTTATCAAAAGTAAACTATTTAAATATTAACCCGACCCACACCAGAAAAACAACGTTTAAACCTTTTTCCAACCCACCTGACCCAAAAATTGCAAAACTCTATGAAAGAGCCGGTAAACCACACTCAGATCCTAGATAGTTTTTTCATACCATGTAGTAGTGATGAGAGGCTTCCAGTGTGCATGTACTCAGAAACAAGAAGCTTTTCATCCTTAGAATAATAGTAAGCGCACAACGGCACAATGTTCGGGTGCCTTCCAAGCTTCCCTACCAATTCCATATGCTGTTCAAATTCTTTCTTAGGAACCCCAACTTCCCGTATCCGTTTCACCACCACTGTCGTTTCCTCATCCAATATAGCCTTATAAGCGGTTCCATAGCTACCTTTTCCAAGAACTTCAGCCGATGCCCTCAACAAATCTTCAAGATCGAAGTTATAAGCACTTCCCTCAAAGAAAACCAACTTGTTTTTCTCGGCTGCTTGTACCCCACTTCCAAAGTCATCAGATTTCTCATTTTTCCCAGGAGTGACAGCTTGGACCTTTAACTCACCAACAGAAtcttcatttttcttctttaaacaGCAGAACAGTAATAGCACAAGTAAAAGGAGTAGCAAGAAGCCTCCTATAACAATGCCCACTATAGCAACAGTACTTAGTTTCTTATGTTTCTTCGAGGGCATGGGCATTGAGGGGAGATCACTAGGAGTGGTCAAAGGTGAACATTGAGCCAAAGGTGGCCCACATAAGAAAGAATTTCCTTCGAATGATGAAACCGGAAATTTCTGGAGGGAAGCTGGAATAGACCCATTTAGTACGTTGTTGCTAACATTCAGAACCCGAAGTCTAGTATGGTTCAGGTCTGGAATATTT
The Erigeron canadensis isolate Cc75 chromosome 2, C_canadensis_v1, whole genome shotgun sequence DNA segment above includes these coding regions:
- the LOC122588958 gene encoding probable inactive receptor kinase At5g58300 — translated: MRTTTENSMKLQLLSATAFILLLHKLYITTADLSSDAQSLLSFASAVPHLRNFNWNSTDSICTSWVGVKCNDEKTRVIAIHLPGVGLYGQIPPNTIGKLDALRILSLRSNFLSGNLPSDIPSIPSLQSLYLQHNNFSGEIPLLSPQMTVLDLSFNSFLGKIPETLKNLTRLTSLNLQFNSFSGNIPDLNHTRLRVLNVSNNVLNGSIPASLQKFPVSSFEGNSFLCGPPLAQCSPLTTPSDLPSMPMPSKKHKKLSTVAIVGIVIGGFLLLLLLVLLLFCCLKKKNEDSVGELKVQAVTPGKNEKSDDFGSGVQAAEKNKLVFFEGSAYNFDLEDLLRASAEVLGKGSYGTAYKAILDEETTVVVKRIREVGVPKKEFEQHMELVGKLGRHPNIVPLCAYYYSKDEKLLVSEYMHTGSLSSLLHGNRGIGRTPLDWDSRVKISLEAAKGIAHIHSEGGARFTHGNIKSSNILLTRDLEGCVSDLGLAPLMTFLPTKSRCIGYNAPEVIETRKFTHKSDVYSFGVLLLEILTGKAPLPASGQDEVGDLPRWVRSVVREEWTAEVFDVELMKQQHVEEEMVQLLQIGLMCVTRVPDTRPSMEEVVKLIMDLRPSDSSDYRPSSDDNRSNVVTP